Proteins encoded within one genomic window of Gallus gallus isolate bGalGal1 chromosome 1, bGalGal1.mat.broiler.GRCg7b, whole genome shotgun sequence:
- the RIPK4 gene encoding receptor-interacting serine/threonine-protein kinase 4, translated as MALPTDRRRELPHSAALCQHHGGGAGTPSLPGPGPAPRGAPDSPGPAGGGGGGAAERGAGRRPRGSMARESGSPWAMGLLKTFEESEFGSWEKIGSGGFGQVYKVRHLHWKTWLAIKCSPSLHVDEKERMELLEEARKMEMAKFRYILPVYGICKEPVGLVMEYMETGSLEKLLASEPLPWELRFRIIHETAVGMNFLHCMSPPLLHLDLKPANILLDAHYHVKISDFGLAKCNGLSHSHDLSMDGLCGTIAYLPPERIKEKNRCFDTKHDVYSFSIVIWGVLTQKKPFAEENNILHIMVKVVKGHRPELPAVSKSRPHSCNNLIKLMQKCWQDDPGERPTFQEITSVTETLCEKPEDETKEMVAEDLDTKSSPKQRSEGMSALSQPKQEPVLASDKDYSLSELLSQLDSGISQTMEGPEDLSRSSSESKLAASDKRLSGVSSVDSAFSSRGSLSLSFERESSDIGTTDIQKRKLTEAILAGDTSKLMKILQPQDVDIVLDGNSSLLHLAVEAGQEECVKWLLLYNANPNLTNKKGSTPLHIAIEKKIKSIVELLMARKINVNAKDEDQWTALHFAAQNGDDFSTKMLLDKNASLNEVDFEGRAPIHIACQYGQENIVRILLRRGVNVNIKGKDDWVPLHYAAWQGHLPIVKLLAKQPGANVNVQTVDGRTSLHLAAQRGHYRVARLLIDLESDVNVPNALSQTALHIAAETGHTSTSRLLLKHGADIEAVTVEGCTALHLASRSGHLATTKLLTDEGANVLARGPLNRTALHLAAENGHSEVVEELVSSGNINVSDDEGLTAFHLAARGGHTKTVEVLLKHGALTDLQRPTFQTLLRLTQQSSNSSVTVLLSET; from the exons ATGGCGCTGCCCACAGACCGACGGCGAGAACTCCCTCACAGCGCCGCCCTGTGCCAGCACcatggcggcggggccgggacgCCGTCACTTCCtgggccgggcccggcccccCGGGGCGCACCTGACTCACCTGGgccggcgggaggcggcggcggcggcgcggctgAGCGCGGAGCCGGGCGGCGGCCGAGGGGTAGCATGGCGCGGGAGAGCGGCTCCCCGTGGGCCATGGGGCTGCTGAAGACCTTCGAGGAGAGCGAGTTCGGCAGCTGGGAGAAGATCGGCTCGGGGGGCTTCGGGCAGGTGTACAAGGTGCGCCACCTCCACTGGAAGACCTGGCTGGCCATCAAGTGCTCGCCCAGCCTGCACGTGGACGAGAA GGAGCGTATGGAGTTATTGGAAGAAGCTAGGAAGATGGAAATGGCAAAATTTCGCTACATCCTTCCTGTTTATGGCATCTGTAAAGAGCCAGTTGGCTTGGTGATGGAATACATGGAGACAGGATCTCTGGAAAAGCTCCTGGCTTCCGAACCTCTCCCATGGGAATTGCGCTTCCGAATCATCCACGAGACAGCCGTGGGCATGAACTTCCTGCACTGCATGTCCCCTCCGCTGCTCCACCTGGACCTCAAGCCTGCCAACATCCTGCTTGATGCCCACTACCACGTCAAG ATTTCTGACTTTGGACTTGCAAAGTGCAATGGCTTGTCACATTCCCATGACCTCAGTATGGACGGCTTGTGTGGCACAATTGCATACCTTCCTCCGGAGCGCATCAAGGAGAAGAACAGGTGTTTTGACACCAAACATGATGTGTACAG CTTTTCCATTGTGATTTGGGGAGTTCTTACGCAGAAGAAGCCTTTTGCAG aggaaaacaacattttacaTATCATGGTAAAAGTAGTTAAAGGCCACCGCCCAGAGCTACCTGCTGTTTCCAAATCCAGGCCTCATTCATGTAATAACTTGATCAAACTGATGCAAAAATGTTGGCAAGATGATCCTGGTGAACGGCCAACATTTCAAG AAATTACTTCAGTAACAGAAACACTTTGTGAAAAACCAGAagatgaaacaaaggaaatggtAGCTGAGGACCTGGACACCAAGAGTTCCCCAAAGCAGCGATCTGAg GGGATGTCTGCATTATCCCAGCCGAAGCAGGAGCCTGTTCTGGCATCAGATAAGGATTACAGTCTGTCAGAATTGTTGTCCCAGCTGGATTCAGGGATTTCACAGACTATGGAAGGCCCTGAGGATCTCAGCCGCAGCTCTTCTGAATCCAAACTTGCTGCCAGCGACAAGCGGCTTTCAGGAGTTTCATCTGTAGATTCAGCTTTTTCATCCAGAggctccctttccctttcctttgaaagAGAGAGTTCAG ATATAGGTACTACAGACATACAGAAAAGGAAGCTAACAGAGGCCATTTTAGCTGGAGACACAAGCAAGCTGATGAAGATCCTCCAGCCTCAAGACGTTGATATTGTTTTAGATGGGAACTCCAGTCTTTTGCACTTAGCTGTTGAGGCTGGTCAAGAAGAATGTGTCAAATGGCTCCTCCTTTACAATGCTAACCCAAACCTCACCAACAAGAAAGGATCCACCCCTCTTCACATAGCCattgagaagaaaatcaaaagcaTTGTGGAGCTGCTCATGGCAAGGAAAATCAATGTTAATGCCAAAGATGAGGATCAGTGGACTGCTCTTCACTTTGCTGCCCAAAATGGGGATGACTTCAGCACCAAAATGCTGCTTGATAAGAATGCATCCTTGAACGAGGTAGATTTTGAAGGCAGAGCCCCCATCCACATAGCCTGTCAGTATGGCCAAGAGAATATTGTGCGGATTCTGCTGAGGAGAGGCGTTAATGTGAATATCAAAGGAAAGGATGACTGGGTGCCTCTGCACTATGCTGCCTGGCAAGGTCATCTTCCCATCGTAAAGCTTCTGGCCAAACAGCCAGGTGCAAATGTAAATGTGCAGACCGTGGATGGAAGGACCTCGCTACACTTGGCTGCTCAGCGAGGTCACTACCGTGTCGCTCGCCTTCTCATAGACCTGGAGTCAGATGTCAACGTACCGAATGCGCTCTCGCAGACTGCTCTCCACATAGCTGCTGAAACTGGCCACACAAGCACATCCAGGCTGCTCCTTAAACATGGTGCAGACATTGAGGCAGTAACAGTGGAAGGATGTACTGCTCTGCACTTGGCATCTCGCAGCGGCCACTTAGCAACAACAAAGCTGCTGACGGATGAAGGGGCCAACGTTCTTGCCAGAGGCCCATTAAATAGGACAGCGTTGCATCTTGCTGCAGAAAATGGGCACTCTGAAGTAGTAGAAGAACTTGTCAGTTCAGGAAACATCAATGTTTCTGACGACGAGGGGTTGACAGCTTTTCATCTGGCTGCAAGAGGAGGGCACACAAAAACAGTTGAGGTTCTTCTAAAGCATGGGGCACTCACTGACCTGCAAAGACCCACATTTCAGACCCTGCTCCGGCTcactcagcagagcagcaataGCTCAGTTACTGTGTTGTTAAGTGAGACTTAA